The Eptesicus fuscus isolate TK198812 chromosome 16, DD_ASM_mEF_20220401, whole genome shotgun sequence DNA window gcagacctcagcccctcccactgcgccCCCCCCTTCCCGTCTGACGgccgctcccacgcactgacggcactggccccactcgcacccactgaaggcgcagagtgattgggaccagtaccagcagcaggtgcaagcagggccagtgcagTCAGCGGGTGGGAGCGGCGGCTGCTGtccccaatctcccctcaggagcagggggaggtggagaagccttgaggGGTGATCGCAGCCGGCCCTGGGCACccacagtgggtgtgagcggtgactccggctccagcagcaggtgcgagcaccaggcgggactgcggcatgcgggagcaaagaattttcagtaaccaccagaggctcaccctatgacagtgactggcaccccaccttggtctggagccccctctcacctgctccaccatcccgccacggctgatgcctgccatgttctgcacacacaccctggtggtcagcacacatcatagtgaccagttgttcggttgttccgccatttggtctatttgcatattagccttttattatataggattatgtaagATTCCccaaagtattcaataaatgtatcCTGGGAATGAGAAAAGACTGAGTCCACGCCGCTGGGCAATGCTGTGCTGCTGCCCTGATGTTAGGACAGTGACAGTGTTATCCAAGAAGGCCATCACCTCCTTCCCTAGGAAGCCTGCTTCACATGCTCATCAAACCAGGAACACAACAGAGCCACTTGCAGTCTGTGAACTTTTTATTCTTCATAAAGTGCTCGAAACATGAAGAGCAAGGTCTTTATAAACAGGAGTTACAACTAGGAAGACAAACGGCAAAGCAGAACTGCCAGctcgctgcccaccccacctgcaGCTCTCTTCCAACTCATGGCCAGGAGCAGAAACATCCGGCAAGAACCTGGGCTTCTACTCCAAACTTCCAGAGACATCCCTGGCCTGGGCATTCTGGAAGTTCACAATCAAAGATGAGTGGAAGGTCAGCCTCAGGGCTGGGATACCTAGTAGAGCAGTGACCCTTTTCCCCCAGAAGAGATACCTATCCATTGACCCCCCTAAAAGCAGGACCAAAGTCCTAGGTACCTGTGGACACTTTCCTCAGCCTTGATGAGTGTCTTTAAGGTAGATAATGTTAAGGGGCTTCCCCCATATGTGGCGCTCCTCTGCTTTGTCCTGGCAGAAGACATCCCCCATTGAGCCAATCTCCTTCAGAGGCTTTCTGAGTGATCCCAAGAGTGACCCCACAGGCCAGCTCAAGAAAATGAGGCGATCCCCGAGGAGCCCTTACCTCCTCATTGGGTCAAAACTAGCCTCTTTCAGCACCTCCTCACCCCAAAACTTGGCTAAGGCAGGGTGCCCCACGCCACCAAAGGTCCCCTGCAGATGCCATGGGGAAGCCTGTTGTTTTCTGCAAGAAAACCAGGGCTGGGCCAAAGGACAGATACTTCGTTCAAAGTGCACCGCAGCCAAGCCAGTCAAGGCTatggggaaggggcaggctgggtcaACAGGTAGAGGATAGATGGGAAGGCTTTTTCCTAAGTATAAGCAGAGTGGACCTCCCACTTCCACAATGTAGTTTTTCCCCCAGGATCCCCCTCAATTGGTGTTGAGGGAGTAAGAGAAGCCAGCAGATAGGTAAAGGGAGCAGCAGCAGGTTGGCCGGACTCTTCACTGAAATTAACTcgaggggagggcagagcagcAACAGGGCTGCCCCCTCCTCCATTTCCGTTCCTAGCATCCTGCCAGATCCAGTCCCTTGCGCTcaacagggaaggagaggggcgCCAAACAGAGGGCAGGGTCTACATCCAGAGGCCCCTGACCCCACCCACAAAAGGCACGTTTTAATCAGTTTCCAAAAGTTCAAATCCTGTAGCAGCACAGAGTTTTGGCATCTGGACAGGCAACAAGAATAGGGATAGAGGCTTGATCCCCAAACAAACAGCCCAAAGCCCCAAGGCCTGGAGGAGCCCACACCTTGGAGGTGGTCTCTCCACATCTGCCCGGGGCTCTCCACACGTTCACACATGACACTCATGGACAGGTCgaagaggagggcagggagtggCCTGGAGAATGCACATCATCTCCTTCTATCCACACCACATCCGCTCCTCAAACAGCTGGAGACACACAGACTCAGGACACAGCAGACAGgacactagaccagtggtcgccaaccggtggtccacggacccctggtggtccgtgaggtccgaaaggttggcgaccgctgcactAGACCATACAGGCTCCTTGTTCTCGGGGAACCGACGTGAGGCTGAAGAGCAGGTgccctggttgcccataactcaCAGACCAATGGGCAGCTTGGTCCTTGCCACAGCCCTGGTAATACTAGGAGCcctccaggggctggaggaagatgaggaggaaaaGCGTTTAGCAGTGGGAGAAATGGCTGACCATCCCTGTGGGTAATAAAGTATGTCCCAGATACCGCATCAAATTGCAGCTCACCCCTGCTCTGTCTTGAGGGCTAAATTCTTTGTTCTAATTTCTGGAACCCTCAAAGCTAAGGGTATGAAAATAGGCAGGTGGGTGAGACCCACCTCTAACCGGAGTCCAAAGGCCCTCCTTCCAGCAGCCCCAgttgaggcaggagggagggggagcaaaGGGTGACAACCGAGGACAGACTGCGCCTGCCCAGGGGAGTGAGttcagcaggaggagggaggaggtgagccCTGCTTGGGCAATGGGTCCACGCCAGCCctccaggggggtgagggtgaagAGGGCTACTTTGGGGGGTCAGGGGGGATCTGCAGCAGTGTGGGTGAGGTCTCCATGATCCGCACCAGCAGCCGGTCGATGTAGCTCTCCAGCTCCTGCACATGCTCGTCCCGCTGGCTCAGCTCCCGCTCGCGCTGCAGGAGCAGGCCGATGAGCTCGTCGTGGGTCAGGTGGTAGTACTTGGCGGACTGGTCTAGCGCACCAGAATCCTGAGGTCAGATGGAATGAGAGTGAGCAGGGCACCCTCAGGCCTACCTGCCTGGCTGGCCACCGACACCCCAGTTACACCACCACAGGCCCCGGAGCTGCCTCGGTCGCCAATGCCAGAAACAGCCTAACTGGCTTCAGGGCTCTGGCACGGGAGACCAGGCCTGCTCCTCGCTCCACCCTGCCCAGCACCGTTTCTgaattcctctctccccagcaccACACGTCTGATCTGATCGCCCACGGCATCCTGCCAGGCCTCACCTTCAGCCTCTTGGTGTCCACAGTCTGGCCAACCTGGGAGGCCGGAGCCACAGGCTGAACGCTGCCAGACGTGACTGTCTTGAGCTTCTCCAGCCCACTGCTCAGGGCTGTGCTCAGACTGGAGCGGGGCTGCTTCCTGTCGGGGCTGCCCTCCACAGGGGCAGCACTGAGCGGCTTCACAGGGTGGGGActgtggagacagacagagatgCATTatggggaggagaaggcagggccacaGTTCTGCTGGACAGAGACCCACCACTGCTTCCTGTGGTGGCTGCCCCTACATAGCAAGGCCTCAGGGCAGCTGTGTCCAACATTCCTCAGCACCCtaccacctgcccctccccattcCACTCCCTCAGATGGCCCTGCCCCTTCACCAGGAGAGCAGAGGCCTCTTTCAGACTTCTCTGCGCCTGTACCCAGTCTTTGCCAgggctgcccccctccacccatctTCCCTCCATCCTCTTCTGTATTGTAACATTTCtctggtggggggagaggagtgtGACCAGCCCTCCCAGGTTCCCCGTTTTCTCCGGACTATGGGGATCCCCAGGCGGTGGGACTTGCCGTGCTAACACCAGGAAAGAGCTGGGCAAACTGGGACACTAGGCTGCCCATGTCCctccattggttgcttcccctCAGCATTTACACCGGTTTGTGTTTGCCAGGCTACCACCCGCAGtccccccacctcttcctcctcacccAGCCTCTCCAGAGCTTGGAGACTACATTCCGTCTCTAAGTCTGACCTTCACTGACTCCTCAACCCAGAGAACAGGACGCCAGCCCCAGCAGCCCATCACCAACGTTCCTGCTGGGAACCCGCTTCCCTCCTTCCTGACCTCTCTGTGGCCCACTCCTTCCTTTGGGCTGCTCTCCTCCCTCATTTTCTCccccctgcccttctctgctcTTCCAACTTCTCGGTCTTAAATGCGAGTCTGCCAGGGGTTCTCTCCCTCCACTCCTCACAGCCGTCTCCAGCCTAGACCTCGGCCGAGTTCTAGACTCACGCAGACAGTTCCGGGCTGGCTTATCCATGTGGGGTCCACCCCAAGCATGCCACCCTCCCCGCCACGCCTGCCCTTTCCTGGGCTCCCCAGTGGTGAGTGGCGCCATCAGCCCCCCATGGCTCTGGGAACTCCTCTGAATCCCCCGCTTTGGCTTTAGCCGTAACAAACATTAAGCCCTGCTACCTTCTCTCAAACCACCCCCTCCTCGCCAGGCCAGGACTCACTAAACCTTCCTCCTCTGGCCACAGCTGCTAAGTCAGCCCCCCCTTCCCGTCCCCCAACTCCCCTGCTAGGGAGTCCTGCCCACCTCCAACTGCTCCTCCACTGTGCTGTGGGCTCATGATtttagcctccctccctcccagggtcaGAAAACAGTCTCTAACACAACAGGCCCCTGGCCTTCCCTCCCGGCCCTCCATGCACTCCAGCCAGGACaggctctccctctcctctgggctCTTACAAAAGCTGTTCCCCTGTCTGGAATGCTGCTCCTTGGCCTGTGGGCCTGCTAACTCCTACTCAGGTTGCAAAGCTGAGCAaggccacttcctccaggaaaccTTCCTGCTTCCCCCAGGCTAAGCTGTCCCTCCTCTGGGCCCCCAGCACCCTGTACCCATGAGTTACCCAAATTGCAAGCATCGGGCCCCTAATTCAATTAACCTACCCCTAGAGGACCTCTTTACGTCTACTTCACAGAGCATTCGACCCGTTAGAGAGCAGGAAGCAAATGGCTTGGGCCAAGGCCTGAAATCCACTGCAGAAGGGCTCACCCACATGCAGGGAGGCCCACAGCCTGGGAAGAGtggcagagaggcaggcagggcaggcagcagggaAAAGAACATGCAGTCTGTCCTTCCCACCTAGGCATTTGCTTTAGGGAAGGGGTGTAGAGGCAACTCTACTGCCACCTATGGGCTGTGCTAGGGGCAGGGAGGAATACCGGTGAGGCAGGCAAACACCCTGAATGGGGGCCAGGAGTCCTGGGCTCTGCGTCTGATTGCCCCCCTGCACCTGAGGGACCTTGGACCCTGAAGCTCTTATGGACTCTATGTCcccatctgagaaatggggacAGTTCTGTTTGGCCCATGATGTAAGGAACATGCCAAGTACAGACAGGAAGCCAACTCTAAAGAGAGTAAGACTGGTAAAAAGTGGCGAGTGTACTTGGAAGTGCTGCTGGGATACAGCAGGGCCAGCTGAGGGCACTGGGACGCTGTACCGCCTCCTCTCCCACACCTCTGGGAACGGCCTCACCACCTACCACTGCAGCCGCAGGCAGGCAGCCCGGTCTGCTTCCCACCGCTTCTCACAGACCAGCATGGCCCCTGGGCCTTCCCTTCATGCTTCACTTCCATCTTCCCCACTGGGTTGGAACTCTTGGCAACATAGCAGGGACAGCATCTTTCATCCCTGTCAAGTGTCTGACACACACTGGATGCTCAGTGAATTGGGAGGACTGAAcgcaggagccagggctgggcctccCAGAGGCCGGTGCTGGAGCTGGCCTGCTCCCCAAACGCCTCCCTTCCCTGCTCACCAGAGGCAGCAGCACCTCTGCTCCCCTCAGGCCTCCTAGAGCGCTGGCAGGcctctagacttttttttttaaatatattttattgatttttttacagagaggaagggagttaaaaacatcgatgagagagaaacatccatcagccgcctcctgcacacaccccactgggggtgtgcccgcaaccaaggtacatgcccttgaccagaatcgaacccgggacccttcagtccacaggccgacactctatccactgagccaaaccggttttggcttttttttttttttttaaggcctcTAGACTTTGCTGCCCCTGCTAAATCACACCCTGTCACCCCCAGTGACCTGAGCACTCCTCGTTAGCCACCCGGTGAGGTCACAGCCTCATAATTCTTCCAAAACAGACCAATGCCACAATGGCCAGTCACACAGGCAACCACTGTCAACTCAGCACAGTCCCAAGCGCCCGGGGACCACCCTGAAGGCACAACCACAAACCAGTGAAGCCCTGAGGAGGCCAGAGACCCTTTCTTCTGAGGTCACAGATGTGGGACgcacttctttttcctttcctcaatgGTGTCTCCACTTTCCTCTCTGACCTCAGCACCAGCCCGTCCTGTCCTCTGgctctctgccttccacagcctctcaccctggggcctggggcagaggacaGGAGGGGCGGGGCATCCGACAAGCtacactgccccccgccccagcccctagTTGCTGAGGGCCCtagctctcctctccctttccctgcccaTCTGCAAtacctccccacccactcctcaCCCCCTGCATTTCATCAGTGTTGTCATCCCCCAGAGTCCTGGCTTGTGGGGGCACCTGCAGGTCCAAGGTCCAAAACGGAGGCAGTTTCAGAGCCGGCACCACAGAAGACGAATGTCTTCAAAGCCCGCCTTGTCCTGCCTGGGTGAACAAGCCCTCGCCCAGGAGGGACAGCCCCTGGAGGGGCTGAGGCCCTTGCAGGCTGagttgccccctccacccccttcctcctggaGACTGCTGTCGGGTGGCCGCTCACCTGTCACTGGGCTGTGGTTCCTCAGCTGGTCGTGTCTCCAAGGGCAGAAGCGCAAGCGGGGAGGCTGGGGTGACTGCAGCGTGGTCCTCCCCAAGTGGGGCAGGGGAGCCCCCAGGGGGGGAGGCTGGCTCTCCGGGGGACAGGGAGGAAGAGGTCAGGGGCCAGGCTCCAGGCAAAGGAGAGCACGGAGAACTGGGCCCCCCGTGGCAGTGGCTGGCCCAGGGCGGGAGAGGGGGCGGTGGAAAGGTGGGCTCCGGGGGTGTGGGCAGCTCTTCCGGTCCAGAGTGGATGGATGATTCCCTGGACTCGGGAGGGGATGTggacgggaggctggggggaTCTCGGCTCTCCTGAGACAAGAAAGGGTTTAAGGCATCCTCCTCCAAAGCCCACAAATCAGGCTGCGGGGAGCTGCCCAGCCGGGGTCCAAGCCCCTCTCCTGCTGGTTCCCGGCTCTGGGCCTCAGGAGCCTCAGGGCCTTGTCCTCTCTCCAGAGCCCCCCAGATCTGCTGGCTCTGAAGAGCCAGGCTCTTTGAGCGAGAGGGCATGGGGGCAGGACCCTCAGGGCAGCTGGTGGGCAGAGATACAGACACAGGAGGGCTGGCGTCCTCCACTGGCTCCTCCAGGCTTGGCTCACCCAGCAGGGTTCCCGAAGAACAGCTGTCAGACTCGGACCCTGGCTTCTGGCCGTCCTCCTTGGCCTCCTGGGAACCAGCAGCCAGCTCACTTAGGAATGCGTCGCCTTCTCCTGTCTCTGCCCCCCTGCCACTCAGCCCCCCTGTAGCCTCCTCCTCCTGGTAAGCTGCGGGTATGAAGAGGCGGGGCGGCTtgggaggcactgtgctgggcGGCAGCCCCTTGTCCAGCATCCACTCGGGTTTGGgctctggctccagctccagTTGGGGGAGCCCCTGGTTCCCCTTGGGGCTCACAGGCTCTGGTGACTCTGGCTTCACAGTGGGGGGAGGCAGTTCGTCGGACTCTCCCCGTATGAGTGGTGAGGACGTCTCAGCCCCAGGAGAAAGGGTGACCACATCCCAAGGCCAGGAATCGTCAATCGTGTTGAGCTCCTGCAAAAGCTGCCTTTTGCCTCTGGAAGCTTCCTCACGCTGGCCCTCAGGGGCGTCGTCTGGGCCTGGCAGCCTCTCCCACACACTGATCACTTCCGGGGAGCTAAACAGAGATGAACTGTCTGCTGGACTctgccctgcttcccctcctgggGCCGTCGGCTCCCTGTCTGCTTCTGAGTCTGAGGCTCGCGGGTGCAGCAAGGCTGACGTGGAGGGCTGGCCGGCCTCTACAGACCCCAGGGGCCCCGGGGCGGCAGCACTCAAACTCTGGTGGTCCAGTCCCAAGTCCAGAGgagccctgggctccagcccctcGCTGctcccacctcttcctcctccccctgggcCCCCCGGGGGCTCAGCTGCCTTCACTGTCatggccccagggcctgggtctTGCAGCCCCACTTCTGCAGGGGCCAGGATCTCACTCCTGGCCTCTGGACACAGCCTGCTGGCAGCAAAGACGTTGAAGGTGTCTTCCCACTCAGGCAGGGCTTTcccaggggaggccaggggggtgGGACCGGCCCTCGAggccctggggagagagggagcaggtgAAGGAAAGTTT harbors:
- the LOC103291427 gene encoding rab11 family-interacting protein 5 isoform X2 produces the protein MALMQGAEPAAGPSRWLPTHVQVTVLRARGLRGKSSGAGSTSDAYTVIQVGREKYSTSVVEKTPGCPEWREECSFELPPGALDGLLRAQEADAGPAPWAAGSAACELVLTTMHRSLIGVDKFLGQATVALDEVFGAGRAQHTQWYKLHSKPGKKEKERGEIQVTIQFTRNNLSASMFDLSMKDKPRSPFSKLKDKMKGKKKYDVESASAILPSSALEDPELGSLSKMGKAKGFFLRNKLRKSSLTQSNTSLGSDSTLSSASGSLVFQGPGAELLTRSPSRSSWLSTDGGRDTAQSPKLFTHKRTHSDEASQMRAAPPRALLDLQGHLDPATRSSLCVNGSHIYNEEPQGLLRHRSSISGPFPPSSSLHSVSPRPSEEGSRAADDSWGRGSRRASSSEAVPGQELSTQSKALAPEASPSGEEEGAPLSEGKPVQVATPMVASSEAVAEKEGARKEERKPRMGLFHHHHQGLSRSELGRRGSLGEKGGPTPGASPHHSSTGEEKVKSSWFGLREAKEPTQKPRASRAGPTPLASPGKALPEWEDTFNVFAASRLCPEARSEILAPAEVGLQDPGPGAMTVKAAEPPGGPGGGGRGGSSEGLEPRAPLDLGLDHQSLSAAAPGPLGSVEAGQPSTSALLHPRASDSEADREPTAPGGEAGQSPADSSSLFSSPEVISVWERLPGPDDAPEGQREEASRGKRQLLQELNTIDDSWPWDVVTLSPGAETSSPLIRGESDELPPPTVKPESPEPVSPKGNQGLPQLELEPEPKPEWMLDKGLPPSTVPPKPPRLFIPAAYQEEEATGGLSGRGAETGEGDAFLSELAAGSQEAKEDGQKPGSESDSCSSGTLLGEPSLEEPVEDASPPVSVSLPTSCPEGPAPMPSRSKSLALQSQQIWGALERGQGPEAPEAQSREPAGEGLGPRLGSSPQPDLWALEEDALNPFLSQESRDPPSLPSTSPPESRESSIHSGPEELPTPPEPTFPPPPLPPWASHCHGGPSSPCSPLPGAWPLTSSSLSPGEPASPPGGSPAPLGEDHAAVTPASPLALLPLETRPAEEPQPSDSPHPVKPLSAAPVEGSPDRKQPRSSLSTALSSGLEKLKTVTSGSVQPVAPASQVGQTVDTKRLKDSGALDQSAKYYHLTHDELIGLLLQRERELSQRDEHVQELESYIDRLLTSFYGRFRHFLDIIDPRTLFVTERRLREAVQLLEDYKHGTLRPGVTNEQLWSAQKIKQAILHPDTNEKIFMPFRMSGYIPFGTPIKA